One part of the Coffea eugenioides isolate CCC68of chromosome 10, Ceug_1.0, whole genome shotgun sequence genome encodes these proteins:
- the LOC113749164 gene encoding uncharacterized protein LOC113749164, translated as MTRLNFLALRDLHDSANDSLHSPITKRSIAGHKQEKWVHEISEASLRMLETCGNTRDVLLFAKDHLHDLQSAFRRRVSIADSSAAGAANKFSGYSLERKKLKKAMLRRLHSLKEMKNKCIHSSSSSSSSDVSSSLNQNLVAVVNVLRQVRMATMAIVESLMSLMSMPNAKRHSKSNRGFFEARLSRVDSLSSWWENCDTSMLQEASKRMQAWRWPLMILKKSWTAFSSV; from the coding sequence ATGACACGCCTGAATTTTCTTGCTCTTAGAGACTTGCACGATTCGGCTAATGACTCGCTTCACTCGCCAATCACCAAAAGGTCAATTGCTGGGCATAAACAAGAGAAATGGGTTCACGAGATTTCAGAAGCGTCCCTGAGAATGTTGGAAACTTGCGGCAACACCAGGGATGTTCTCTTGTTCGCCAAAGACCATCTGCATGACCTTCAATCGGCTTTCCGAAGACGAGTAAGCATCGCCGACAGCAGTGCAGCTGGAGCAGCAAACAAATTCTCCGGCTACAGTCTCgaaagaaagaaattgaagaaagccATGCTAAGGCGGCTGCACTCGTTGAAGGAGATGAAGAACAAATGCATCCACTCatcgtcatcatcatcatcatcagatgtCTCGTCATCCTTAAACCAAAACCTTGTGGCTGTGGTCAATGTGCTGAGACAAGTGAGAATGGCCACCATGGCCATCGTGGAGTCCCTAATGTCACTCATGTCCATGCCTAATGCGAAGCGGCACAGTAAATCGAATAGAGGGTTTTTCGAGGCCAGGCTAAGTCGTGTGGACAGCCTAAGTTCGTGGTGGGAAAATTGTGACACGAGCATGCTGCAAGAAGCTAGTAAAAGAATGCAGGCGTGGAGATGGCCATTGATGATCTTGAAGAAGAGTTGGACTGCATTTTCAAGCGTTTGA
- the LOC113748638 gene encoding 4-coumarate--CoA ligase-like 5, producing MVVVRSADPGLMVDPRSGFCKANSTFYSKRKPIPFPANHALDLTTFISSRPHHGKVAFIDATTGGQLTFPDFWKAVESVSTCLSEMGIRKGHVVLLLSPNSIFFPVVSLSVISLGAVITTTNPLNTAREIAKHISDTKPALAFTVPQLLPKLADASNDNHLKVVLVGERETPCENSLSTSSCTVIGSLEEMMKREASQARVKDRVTLDDTATLLYSSGTTGVSKGVASSHKNFIALIETLVRRFGTNAQEEIYIATVPMFHIYGLAAFTMGHLAMGSTVVVLSKFDLEEMLWAVQKYRATYLPLVPPILVGIVNKADEIKKTYDLSSLRTVLCGGAPLSKEMIEGFVDKFPKVTIMQGYALTESTGGGASTDTMEESRRYGTAGLLSPSVEGRIVDPDSGRALPVNRTGELWLRGPTIMKGYFNNEEATASTLYSDGWLRTGDLCYIDEDGFLFIVDRLKELIKYKGYQVAPAELEALLLCHPEVADAAVIPFPDEEVGQFPMAYVVRKAGSTISGVAVMDFIAKQVAPYKRIRRVAFIASIPKNPSGKILRKDLIQLATSKL from the exons atgGTGGTGGTGCGATCGGCAGATCCTGGGCTGATGGTCGACCCAAGAAGTGGCTTCTGCAAAGCTAACTCCACCTTCTACAGCAAGCGCAAACCCATCCCGTTTCCTGCTAACCATGCTCTGGACTTGACCACGTTCATTTCTTCGCGTCCCCATCACGGCAAGGTTGCCTTCATCGACGCAACCACCGGCGGCCAACTCACCTTCCCCGACTTCTGGAAAGCAGTGGAATCCGTCTCCACGTGTCTTTCGGAAATGGGCATCCGCAAAGGCCACGTAGTCCTCCTCCTCTCCCCCAACTCCATTTTCTTCCCCGTCGTCAGCCTCTCTGTCATTTCTCTGGGAGCCGTCATCACTACCACCAACCCCCTCAACACCGCCCGCGAAATCGCCAAACATATCTCCGACACCAAGCCTGCTCTCGCATTCACAGTCCCCCAACTCTTGCCCAAACTCGCGGACGCTTCTAACGACAACCACCTCAAAGTTGTCCTCGTGGGAGAAAGAGAAACCCCATGCGAGAACAGCCTCAGTACTAGTAGCTGTACTGTTATTGGAAGCttggaggagatgatgaaaAGAGAAGCAAGTCAAGCCCGAGTCAAAGACCGGGTGACCCTAGACGACACTGCAACGCTCCTATACTCGTCCGGCACCACTGGAGTTAGTAAAGGCGTGGCTTCATCGCACAAGAATTTCATAGCTTTGATCGAAACTCTAGTTCGCCGTTTCGGAACGAATGCCCAGGAAGAAATTTACATCGCAACCGTTCCCATGTTTCACATCTACGGTTTAGCTGCATTTACCATGGGTCATTTAGCCATGGGCTCAACGGTGGTGGTCTTGTCGAAGTTCGATTTGGAGGAGATGCTATGGGCCGTGCAAAAATACAGAGCTACTTATTTGCCGCTGGTGCCGCCAATTTTGGTTGGAATCGTTAACAAAGCTGATGAAATTAAGAAGACATATGACTTGAGTAGTTTGAGGACGGTGCTGTGTGGGGGCGCGCCCCTGAGCAAGGAGATGATCGAGGGGTTCGTGGACAAGTTTCCAAAGGTGACCATCATGCAAGGCTATGCTTTGACAGAGTCGACCGGAGGTGGAGCGTCCACGGACACCATGGAGGAGAGCCGGAGGTACGGGACTGCGGGGCTGCTCTCGCCCAGCGTTGAGGGGAGGATTGTGGACCCAGATAGCGGAAGGGCACTGCCGGTGAACCGAACCGGTGAGCTTTGGCTAAGAGGGCCCACCATTATGAAAG GTTATTTCAACAACGAAGAAGCAACGGCATCAACTCTATATTCAGATGGATGGTTAAGAACTGGAGATCTCTGCTACATAGACGAGGATGGGTTTCTTTTCATTGTTGATAGGCTGAAGGAGCTGATCAAGTACAAAGGTTATCAG gtagctCCAGCAGAACTGGAGGCCTTGTTACTCTGTCACCCAGAAGTAGCTGATGCTGCTGTAATTCC GTTTCCTGATGAGGAGGTTGGACAATTCCCCATGGCATATGTGGTGCGAAAAGCTGGAAGCACGATTTCTGGGGTTGCAGTAATGGATTTTATTGCGAAGCAG GTGGCGCCATACAAGAGAATCCGGCGAGTGGCGTTTATAGCTTCCATTCCCAAGAATCCCTCTGGCAAGATTCTTAGGAAGGACCTGATCCAACTTGCTACCTCCAAACTTTAA
- the LOC113749291 gene encoding probable cytokinin riboside 5'-monophosphate phosphoribohydrolase LOGL10: protein MRFMEDEEAAKSRFRRVCVFCGSSSGKRNCYRDAALELGQELVARRLDLVYGGGSVGLMGLVSQEVHRGGRHVLGVIPKTLMCKEITGETVGEVRPVANMHQRKAEMARQSDCFIALPGGYGTLEELLEVITWAQLGIHDKPVGLLNVEGYYNNLLTFIDKAVEDGFIKPSQRHIIVSAPNAKELVQKLEEYVPVHDEVVAKARWEVEQVELNASLQSELAR, encoded by the exons ATGAGATTTATGGAGGATGAGGAAGCAGCCAAGTCAAGGTTCAGGAGGGTTTGTGTGTTTTGCGGAAGCAGTTCTGGCAAGAGGAATTGCTACAGAGATGCTGCTCTTGAATTAGGCCAGGAACTG GTTGCAAGAAGGCTGGACTTAGTTTACGGTGGAGGCAGCGTCGGCTTAATGGGATTAGTATCTCAGGAGGTCCATCGTGGTGGGAGACATGTCTTGGG AGTTATCCCAAAGACCCTGATGTGCAAAGAG ATAACCGGTGAAACGGTGGGGGAGGTACGACCTGTAGCAAACATGCACCAAAGAAAAGCAGAAATGGCCCGCCAATCTGACTGTTTCATTGCCCTACCAG GTGGATATGGAACACTGGAGGAGCTATTGGAAGTCATCACATGGGCCCAGCTAGGGATTCATGACAAGCCT GTGGGACTGCTAAATGTGGAGGGCTACTACAACAACCTACTAACCTTCATAGACAAGGCTGTTGAAGATGGTTTCATCAAACCTTCGCAGCGCCACATTATTGTCTCTGCCCCAAACGCTAAGGAGCTTGTTCAAAAACTCGAG GAGTACGTGCCCGTACATGATGAAGTGGTGGCCAAGGCACGGTGGGAGGTTGAACAGGTGGAGCTCAACGCATCTTTGCAGTCTGAATTGGCTCGTTAG
- the LOC113749033 gene encoding NADH dehydrogenase [ubiquinone] 1 beta subcomplex subunit 2, with protein MAGGGHGHGTTFKGITVHHPKRWHAVTGKGMCALMWFWILYRAKQDGPVVLGWRHPWESHGDHSHDHGHEH; from the exons ATGGCCGGAGGAGGACATGGACACGGCACTACTTTCAAAGGCATCACTGTGCACCATCCCAAGCGGTGGCACGCGGTCACCGGAAAGGGCATGTGCGCCCTTATGTG GTTTTGGATTCTATACAGGGCCAAACAGGATGGTCCTGTAGTGTTG GGCTGGAGGCATCCTTGGGAAAGTCATGGCGATCACTCACATGATCATGGGCATGAACATTAG
- the LOC113748580 gene encoding uncharacterized protein LOC113748580, with product MITRSNLAEQLREYQIRSKHDWASVSFFSSTSNLSSSRVDVVVFVIWELVILAFLVFSAVSLYFRQLRLAFILLCVTLLLLLCMKITKQVRQARRKKRRMLLPLSM from the exons ATGATAACGCGATCGAATCTAGCGGAGCAGCTGAGAGAATACCAGATTCGGTCCAAGCACGATTGGGCTTCCGtctctttcttctcctccaCCTCTAATCTCTCTTCTTCCCG GGTGGATGTTGTAGTCTTTGTAATTTGGGAGCTTGTGATCTTAGCATTTCTGGTTTTCTCAGCTGTTTCGTTATACTTCAGACAACTGAGGCttgcttttattttattatgTGTTACGTTACTATTGCTTCTGTGCATGAAGATTACCAAACAAGTAAGACAGGCTAGGAGAAAGAAGCGAAGGATGCTTCTTCCGCTGTCAATGTAA
- the LOC113748579 gene encoding lysine histidine transporter-like 8 — protein sequence MSRAELVEVISSPSPDIQEPIPGVLPATSVSPTFGAIHSLSTTETPNHGINGTPPRTPKSPFAARIMTPLASPMKKAIESMQGCLEEIGHFTKLDPQEAWLPITESRNGNAYYAAFHTLSSGIGVQALVLPLAFTALGWTWGIICLSLAFMWQLYTLWLLIQLHESVAGMRYSRYLWLSMAVFGNKVGKLLALFPTMYLSGGTCVALIMIGGGTMKMFYQTVCESSSGATDHITPLSMTEWYLVFTFSAVILAQLPNLNSIAGVSLIGAVTAVSYCTIIWVVSVVKDRPGKVSYEPIVFKSEIGRICSILNALGIVAFAFRGHNLVLEIQGTMPSSLKQPSRLPMWKGVKFSYLIIALCLFPLAIGGYWAYGDLIPSNGGIMSALDKYHRNDTSKVILGATSLFIVLNSLTSFQIYAMPVFDNLEFRYTSNNNRPCPWWLRAALRMFFGCLAFFIAVALPFLPSLAGLIGGITLPVTFAYPCIMWIMTNKPVKHSAMWYLNWSLGSLGIVLSILLVFGAIWTIVTQGIEVHFFKPQ from the exons ATGAGTCGAGCAGAGCTGGTAGAAGTGATCTCAAGCCCCAGCCCCGATATTCAAGAACCTATTCCTGGAGTACTTCCGGCAACCTCAGTATCCCCAACATTTGGAGCAATCCATTCACTTTCCACGACTGAAACTCCAAACCATGGAATTAACGGAACCCCGCCTAGGACCCCTAAAAGCCCTTTTGCCGCACGCATTATGACCCCTTTAGCAAGCCCCATGAAGAAAGCCATTGAAAGCATGCAAGGTTGCCTGGAAGAAATAGGTCATTTCACTAAGCTTGATCCTCAAGAAGCATGGCTTCCCATCACGGAGTCCAGGAATGGAAACGCCTATTATGCAGCTTTTCACACGCTTAGCTCAGGGATTGGAGTACAAGCTCTTGTACTCCCTCTTGCTTTTACAGCCCTTGGTTG GACCTGGGGAATCATTTGTCTATCGCTGGCTTTTATGTGGCAGTTATACACATTATGGTTATTAATCCAATTACACGAGTCTGTAGCGGGGATGCGATACAGCCGTTACCTATGGCTCTCCATGGCTGTTTTCG GTAACAAGGTAGGGAAGCTTTTGGCTCTATTTCCGACTATGTATCTATCAGGAGGGACTTGTGTTGCACTAATAATGATTGGAGGCGGAACCATGAAGATGTTTTATCAAACTGTTTGCGAAAGTAGTAGCGGAGCCACCGACCACATCACCCCGCTGAGCATGACCGAATGGTATCTGGTGTTCACGTTCTCTGCCGTAATTCTGGCTCAACTTCCTAATCTAAACTCCATAGCCGGAGTTTCTTTAATCGGTGCAGTCACAGCAGTTTCTTACTGTACGATTATATGGGTGGTGTCGGTTGTCAAGGATCGGCCTGGGAAAGTCTCTTATGAACCAATAGTGTTTAAATCTGAAATTGGTAGAATTTGCAGCATCCTGAACGCCCTTGGGATCGTTGCATTTGCCTTCAGGGGCCACAATCTAGTCCTTGAGATACAG GGTACGATGCCATCCAGTCTCAAGCAACCCTCACGCCTGCCAATGTGGAAAGGAGTGAAGTTCTCGTACCTCATCATTGCCTTGTGTTTGTTTCCTTTGGCAATTGGCGGCTACTGGGCTTACGGAGACCTG ATACCTTCCAACGGTGGGATAATGAGCGCTTTGGACAAATACCACAGGAATGACACGTCAAAGGTGATTCTAGGGGCGACAAGCCTGTTTATCGTCCTCAACAGCTTAACATCATTCCAAATATATGCAATGCCAGTCTTCGACAACCTTGAATTCAGGTAcaccagcaacaataacaggcCATGTCCGTGGTGGTTGAGGGCAGCATTACGAATGTTTTTTGGGTGCCTGGCATTCTTTATAGCAGTGGCTCTTCCCTTCTTGCCGAGTTTGGCAGGGCTGATTGGAGGCATTACACTCCCAGTAACTTTTGCATATCCCTGTATAATGTGGATTATGACCAACAAACCTGTAAAGCATAGCGCAATGTGGTACCTTAATTGGTCACTTGGAAGCTTGGGAATTGTTTTGAGCATTCTACTGGTCTTCGGTGCAATATGGACAATAGTGACGCAGGGAATTGAGGTCCATTTCTTTAAGCCCCAATGA